In Prinia subflava isolate CZ2003 ecotype Zambia chromosome 1, Cam_Psub_1.2, whole genome shotgun sequence, the DNA window GTGATCCAAGAGCATTCTGTGGTGCAAACAGAACTGTAATAAGAGCAAGTGACTGGAGGTTTCCAGGAGTGCATTCCTAATCTGAACAGAAATGCCAAAATAAAGAAACTCTAAATAATCCTAggcctttgttttttttttttccggaAGTATTTTAATGGAATGCTGTCAGAACTTGAAGTAGATCTTTGTAGAGTGATGAGTATTGGCTCTGCTCAACTCCAGATAATCTCTGTCCAGTGCCTGCTGGAGTCTGCTTGCTTCTTTGAAAACCCTTTTTAATGCTTCAATAATGTTTTCCAATGcatctgcttttgcttttgggCACTGCTGCTTGTATTCCAGCAGTAGGAAATGCCCTCTGTTTTTTAGCTATCTCTTAAACATCATTTGGGGCAATGGGATCTAGctttaatgtaatttatatgCAGATCAAGACTTGTTAGGAACATGAAGATTCATAGCTGAAACTGGTGTTactttgttgatttttttttttttttttttattttcttgaccAAACAATTTTTATTCTCGCCACATGACGAATTGTAGGCACTACTGATAGGGAAAGATCTCCAGGTGTTTGAAAATTTATGTAAGGGTCAGCTTCCTTGGACGTTTTGCAATACATGATTGAATTGTGCAGATAAGTAGTGTGAATGTTAGATGATTAAATTAcagtttcagtgttttttcagCTCTTGGCTTAAAGCTGCAGTGTGAAAGTTGAACATAACTTTGGGAAAACAGCATTTAGTTCATATTGTTGAGGtattgcagggaaaaaaaattaaaactttctgttgctttccagcttttgcaaatgctgttttcaaaaaatCTAAATGAGGTGGGAATTGGGCACGTAGTTTATGTATGTACCAGTGAGTCTCTAGCTGTGGGGGGCAAGCACAGAGTTGGCTGCTCCTGTGGACTTGGTTGGGGATCAgggcctgtgctgtgctgcGCAGGTACAAACAGAACACATGGGCTCAGCCCTGACAGGATTCACATTTCAGACTGGAGAGCACTTGGAAGCAGTAAACACACACGAGACATCAAGGCAGTGAAATGATTTGTCACGTGTGGGTGGCCCATCTAGTGAAGTGTATTTGTATTGTGCACACAGTAAGGTTTGAAAGCAAACAATAAAGTGACATACTGACAGCATGCAGTATATCCAGGCACATAAATACTTTGCTGCATCAGTCTCCTTTGCTCACTGTATTTTATTCTAAGTAGCAAGTAACATAGCAGAGGATACTGAAATATCACCTGTAGTTGATATCCTAAGCTTTTAAGTCTGAATAAAAAGTCTTGTTTATTCACTAGTGGTGAGCAGTATCTCCGTGATAATCTTACCTTCAAATCCAGTGCTGGTTAGTTCATTTGGGGTCTTCCCTACAAAAGAAAGTTTTGAGGTTTTTAGCCATCCTGAGGAGCAGTGTGTATCctttcagaatattctgaagCTACCTCTACCATTTGAATTGTTGTATGGTCTATCCCACTGTTCCTCTGTTGtctgctctgctttcttctcCAGTCTTGGAATGCCTGTACAGATCCTGTTTGCTTCTTTATTCTTAcacttttgctgctgttcttttGAAACATTCTACTTCCTacctctttctcctccttttggAAAAAGATGAGGAGAAAGTATTGTGCTACGTTACTTTTTCCTTGAACAGCAAGCTGCCTTGCTTTGCTGAGAAGATCCTCTTCCTTTGGGGAGGTTCTTCTCACTGAAATACATGGTTACAGTGTAAAGAGACTTTCATAAGCTAGCTTAATACCGTGGCAACTGTAATAGTTGTATAATTGACAACATCTGCctcattttgatttttgatgAGCAAACAAAATACTGCTGTGCTAGTTGGCATTCTAAGCCAAAAGCCAGCTGTAAGCAAGTCTGCTTTTGCTCGATTAATGGAACCAGATCTTGAAAAATTAAGTCTTACTTCTCAAAAAGTCACATCTAGAAAAgctattggggaaaaaaattaaaaccccacCACAATATTTgaatgtgaaagaaaagaacatgACATAACTGAACTTCTGTGGTTTCTGTTGTTTGACTGGTTACTTAATCTACTATTAAGCTTTAAGACATCAAGGAAGCAGCTTTTGAAAGAGTTTGAAAGAAAGGCAAGGTTCAAATCTGGTAATATGTCTAAAAGTTGTATCTGTGAGGGCAAGCTGTTAGCCTTAAGGCCTCTCAACTCTTTTTGAGGTCAACGTAGCAGTTACAAGGAAGAACCCTAAAATCTGTATCTGATGAGAAAAGGAAGTGGTGAATTCCTTCAGAACTCACTCAGGCAAGTTGAGTAGCGCTGCTTTTTGGTGAAAGTGTGTGATCCTAATTGTTCAGAACCCCTGTCCTGATAATCTGCCTGCTTGAAATTGAGACATCACTCGTTGGTTTGTCTCAGCACAGTACTTAATGACACTCACATAGAATATTTAAATCATCTTTACATTTTGAGATCAAATGTTTTGCGAATTTTGGAGGAGTCTTATCTCTCCAAGTGTTTGCCAGTTCCAGGgatagaaaaacaaattctcaCAGCTTGCAACTGTAAGTCATGATTAACGTTTTTCAACAGTAGCTTCATGGCATTGCTGTTTCAACATGTTATACATAAATAATTAGCATCAGCGGGGCTGCTAGTTAActctttcagtttttaaaataaacctcaAATAACGCCTGTGACTATCTCAGTTTGCGTTTGGTATCAGGAGAAgtactttctcttttttttttccttttttttttgtgtcaaCCCCAAGCTGTTGTCAAAACAGGTTATGGCTAAATGCAAACATAACAGTTTTAGCAGAGGTCATGAAGTTGCATGGCAGGTTCTTGTCCAGAATTACACTGACATATATATTCATGTGTAACATGGCAAAAAGATTGTAATGTCTTCCTCCCATCTTTCTTTCTGGGCATGTCGTGTATATCTGAATGCCTGGTAGACTAATGAAATCTCTTGGTGATATCTTTGCAGGGAGTGCCTTACTTAGGGAACAGGTGTAGTCTGCAGTACAATTACAGCAGTCTCAGCTTTTGCTACCTGCAGTCTGAATAAACTTTTCTTCATGCTTTATACTCTCATGCTGTCCTGAAAGATGTCCTGGTTTACTACAGTTCACTACATCAAAATCTTTTGGGAAAGAGTTGGAAATGTTGCCAAAACATGCTATATACTCTAGGAGGTAAGAGAGGACAAGAAATCTAATAGCAGACTAAACCAAACATAAAATTTAAGTATAGGAGTTTTATCTCTCTTGCATGTGAATCAGAGTAAAAGCCCATAGGGAGGAGAATCACATATGCTCAAAATATTGAAGGGGGGGGAAGTCAATCCTTTACAATGTTCTTAATTGCAATCTTCAGAAGCTACATGTGAAATATTAGTTTGTTGTCTTTGCTTATGTTATTTCTTCACGTCTCTGATCACAGTGATATTTCAGCTATtggttttaaaagaaagctgTAGAAGATAGTAAGTTTTCCCTTTAGAGCTTCTATAGACCTTTAAGGATGACCTGTCAACTTAAAAGGAATTGTATGGAAGAATTTCTGCAGTTAGCACAGTCTTGAAAAATTTCCAGCGTTGTTTTGTCGCAGAGATGGAGCTAGTGACATACTAAGTAAAAAACCAAATATTCTTTCTATAGAAATAACTTTGATTATTCATTTCTTTCGTGAAAATATAGTGCTTTTTTTGGAATGGGTTGGATGATCTCACTATATATTATTTCAGTGCGGTATTTTAGGGGAACAAATGAGAGGAGAAGTGCTactttaattgttttttaatacTAGCATGCTTTTTAAATATCACAATTCAgagctgaatatttttctttaaattgttTTCTAGCAATATAGGCAACCAGTTTCCAGGCCAAGGTGTTCCTGCTGGATTTTCTATGTATCCTGCATTCAGTCCCTTACAGATGATATGGTGGCAACAGATGTATGTACGTCAGTACTACATGCAATAGTAAGTCTGCATTATCTTAGTACTGGGCTACACTAGTGAAAAGAAtacattaaatttttttttcaggatcaaaaatgtctgtgtttattttgtctAGCTCTGTTTTATACTTAGTTTTGTGCTGCAAATTATGAAATTTGATTAGAATGAAATTAATGTCTcagtaaataaaaatctaaGGGAAATGCAGTTTATTTTGACATATACTACATCTGGAACTGTAGCAAAGAAGACAGACTTAGTAATTATGGTGCATGTCTTTGACAAACCAGGTTTATGTTTAAATTTGTAGCCAAGCTGCTGTTTCAGCCCAAGTGACTTCCAGCACTGAGCCAGCGAGATCCGCAGTTGCCCAGGCTGTAAACTCAGAACGTGCTCCTGCAAAtgagcctgcagcagtgccaaaTGTAGCCGTCCAGGAGAACAGGCCTGTAAACCAAAATGTTCAGATGAATGCACAGGGTGGCCCAGTAGTGAATGAAGAGGACTTCAACCGGGACTGGCTGGACTGGATGTACACATTCTCTAGAGCAGCAATTCTTCTGAGCATTGTATACTTCTATTCTTCTTTCAGTCGGTTTGTCATGGTAATGGGAGCCATGCTGCTGGTTTATTTGTGAGTACAACAGTTGAGTATAGCTGCAGATCTGAGATCTGGAGTATGGTGCTAATGTTTATTCCATTTTACATTTATCCACATGGAAAAATTTACACACTGCTCCTTTACAATAGGACGTGTCtgttaaaaaaagtaaatttgaaCAAGTAGAGAAACTGATGGGAAGAAAGAAGTAATtctcaaaatgtttttatagTAAGTTAGATACGTCATATCTGAAGCACAATGTTCTCACATATTGGTGGTATTAATAGATCAGTATTGTTGAAATATAGCATTTTGGGATGAAAATTTAGAAAGCTGATGTGAGAGGAGGGAAGCTCATATGGGTCAAGCATATACTTGTATAAACTTAAACTTACTGTTTGGATGTGAAATTGCAAAGCAGAACTCATGtatatttccaaaataatttaaggGTTGtgtacagtaattttttttaggCAGAGTTAAGGTAGTGATACTGTAATGGTGGAGTACTAGATCTGGTAGAATTACAGAGAGGTAAAAATTTTTTAACTGCTCGCCATGAAGACCTTTCTGTGTTTAGTTGAGAAATACCAGTACTGTTGTCATCGCTTCCTCTCGCATATGAAGATACCTTAGTGATGTAAATAGAAGTGGAAAACAGCAGTAATACTTGATATTTTGGACTAATGTCATTCACTGAGAGTTTGCCTACATTGTAGTTTCAGTCCTAACTAGGACTGTTCTTTCATACAGGTAGGGTAGTTGAAATCAGAATATAGATGCTTGGAAATGTGGGAGAGGcttattttatttacagtggTAATGTGGTTTAAGCATTAGCAGAagtttaaattccttttttccacagaaaattaaatttaaactAAGAAAATTAAGGCTGGCTTTGAAAACTTACTTACCTTCAGTACTTAAAAATGGGGAGGACACCCGTAAAAAGTATTCTACATACTGAATCACCTAATCATGGTACATTATTTGGAACTGAGGGCTGTGAACAGCAAAACCTTAATGCAGCCATTGAAGAATAGACATTCAATCTAGAAGGATgaattatataaaaatagataTAACTTCATTCATTTGAAAGTACTTACAGAATTTGCTGCAGTAGTTAGctgtagaagaaaaatatttttgttcctttcaaaAGAGAGCTTTTCAACTGTTCCACTTTCTTACATAGACACCAAGCTGGATGGTTTCCCTTTAGGCAAGAGGGAGGCCAGCAACAGGCAGCCAATAATGCAGAAGTGAACCGTGATGGGCAACATGCAAATAATCCTGATCTTGAGGAGATGGTGAGTAAGGGCAGACATGTCTTTTGAGACTCTTACATATTGTATTGTAAAGTAAGCTGTAGTGCCTGGACAGAAAGTCAACTTCTGTGGAATGGAGTTGGTTTAACCAGAAAGCTTTCAGCATTGTCCTCAGATTGTGTCTGCTGCTTAAAGCCTGTATTTCTCCAGTCTGACAATTACTGATTTTCTCTACTTCAATCACAGACTTTCCTCATGCTAGTTACTTCAGGAAGTTGTTCTGAGAGAAGTCACTTAATGTAGGAACATACTGCTGGTTACCTTATGTCAGAATTGTGGAAAGAAGCAGTTGAATTGCttcaatttctgtttttaaaggaacGACTTATGGATGATGGGATTGATGAAGACAGCGGAGAAGACGCAGGTGAAGATGGCAatacagagcagcagcctggattCATGGCTTCTGCTTGGTCCTTTATCACAACCTTCTTCACATCACTGATTCCTGAAGGGCCTCCACAGGTTGGCaattaaatggaaaaggaaCTGTGTCAGGCAGCCTCAGTAGCCATACGTAGAAGTGGAGCAGATCCTAGAGAGTGTTCTAAATACAGTgcaatttctgaaaatttataatgttttctttttgatcaTGGTGtacaaaaatgtgtattttttttttttggctttcttATGCATTGAATATGTTAAGCACAAGTGGACTACtaaatgctttctttaaaattcttctttttctgaagaataAAATGTAAAGATATTGGTCTTCcatgtttggttttaatttcaAATGCGTGTTACTCTGAGGCAAAGAGCTTGTACGTAATCTGCACCATTACCTCTTTAAAGAGCTGTTAAAAATATGAATGTTGACACACCTTTCAAAATGCTCTCTGTTTATCTGAATAATGTATCTTGTGTTAGTTTGATGCAGTCTATGAATTCTGACATGAGatttggaattaaaataattcctgaGAGAATGCAGTAAACAAGGGTTACTTGTTAATGGCATGTTGTCTTTATATCAGAAAATAGTAAGcttcttcatttaaaaagctGAGAGCTTTTTCTTGAGACTGTGCTGCCGTTTATTAAAGTTGAAGGTGTTTGACAGCTCTTCAAAGACAATTGGCAGTGATGGGATAAACCTTAAATGTTTGATACATACAGtactttttaaggaaaatatagCTGTGCTGGGGCAAAATATGTACAttagtttttttaataaaactgttATGGTAACTCTTTTGGATGTTTATATGCATATTTGAATGCAAATGGCTAAATTGTGCCTCATTAAGGATGAGGATATGATTGAGAGCGTAATAAAGTCATCATGGTGGCATTACTGACATTGACCAAAGTGATGTGTTTGTAGCAGCATCTATACAGGTACGAGTATGATCTCAACAGCACACTCTGTATTCTTTAACCTCGTTAACTTAAtaaactgagaaaaagaaaatggtacATGAGAGAGTAGCACAGTCCTATGTTAGGTTATTGGTTGCTTTCTTTAGCTTTTAATCATAGTCAAGAAGGTacatttggttttgttcttaaTCCTGAAGTTACTGTGCGCTCTTGAACTTAAAAATGTTTGCAAAGATTCTGTTACACTACTACCAAAAGAAAGCCTATTTGATTTCCAAGAACAGGGCAAAGCTCTTGAGTATTCTGAATGAGTGATAAATAGGGATTTgttttttgcttgcttgtgtTAAACTGCTATACAGCAAAGTTTTAAGCCCAAAGAAAACCTTTTAACTTTTTACAAGTTTGTCagaagagaaatagaaatgtaaGTCTTAAAATCATCAgttattttatttgctgtatAGGTAACAAAGATGAATAAGTCGTGTTTAATTAtgatgttttcttcctgtttttacTATGGAAAGCTGCTCTCAGTTTAGGTTCTTTACTACATATACATTCAATGACCTTGTCCATGAAATGTTACCTTTTAGTTTGGCAGATGGATCTAACTTGACTAATATTTAAGAGCTGCTacaaaaatgtacatttttaaagGAGTGTCATAAGTGGCAGTCTTGGATGTCATAGGCCTTCTTTCTGGAACACATTGAAGAACTTT includes these proteins:
- the HERPUD2 gene encoding homocysteine-responsive endoplasmic reticulum-resident ubiquitin-like domain member 2 protein isoform X2, whose translation is MDQRVVAEHPVTLIIKAPNQKYTDQTISCFLEWTVGKLKSHLSKVYPSKPLTKDQRLVYSGRLLPDHLQLKDVLRKQDEYHMVHLVCTSRTPPSSPKPSTSRESHGASTSSSSSNLDRFGSTAVSPTNQEASSLNTSADGVRHRNLPQAHSNPTPSHQFPYLMQGNIGNQFPGQGVPAGFSMYPAFSPLQMIWWQQMYVRQYYMQYQAAVSAQVTSSTEPARSAVAQAVNSERAPANEPAAVPNVAVQENRPVNQNVQMNAQGGPVVNEEDFNRDWLDWMYTFSRAAILLSIVYFYSSFSRFVMVMGAMLLVYLQEGGQQQAANNAEVNRDGQHANNPDLEEMERLMDDGIDEDSGEDAGEDGNTEQQPGFMASAWSFITTFFTSLIPEGPPQVGN
- the HERPUD2 gene encoding homocysteine-responsive endoplasmic reticulum-resident ubiquitin-like domain member 2 protein isoform X1, giving the protein MDQRVVAEHPVTLIIKAPNQKYTDQTISCFLEWTVGKLKSHLSKVYPSKPLTKDQRLVYSGRLLPDHLQLKDVLRKQDEYHMVHLVCTSRTPPSSPKPSTSRESHGASTSSSSSNLDRFGSTAVSPTNQEASSLNTSADGVRHRNLPQAHSNPTPSHQFPYLMQGNIGNQFPGQGVPAGFSMYPAFSPLQMIWWQQMYVRQYYMQYQAAVSAQVTSSTEPARSAVAQAVNSERAPANEPAAVPNVAVQENRPVNQNVQMNAQGGPVVNEEDFNRDWLDWMYTFSRAAILLSIVYFYSSFSRFVMVMGAMLLVYLHQAGWFPFRQEGGQQQAANNAEVNRDGQHANNPDLEEMERLMDDGIDEDSGEDAGEDGNTEQQPGFMASAWSFITTFFTSLIPEGPPQVGN